GACACTTGCTTGCTAATCACGAAATACATTAAGAAGGGGCCTTAATGCCTTATTGCTAACTCAAAGGCGTGGAGATATGCAGCAATACATCAGTCAAGCGGTCACGTGCAGTGAGTGGCCACCGTAGCTAGCTGCAGGGCGCGAGTGGGCGGCCGCAGAGGCACTTGTTGGGCGCGAAGTGCTTGGGGCCGAACCTGTGCGTGTACCGGCCCTGCGGGATCGGCCCGCACAGATTGTTGTAGCTCACGTCGAACGCCAGCCAcctcctcgccgccgcggccgccgggATGGCCCCGTAGATCATGTTGTGGTCGACGGCCAGTATGTCCAGCGCCCCCGGCAGCTCGACGCGGCCGAGGTCGAACGCGAACCGGTTGCGCGACAGCCGCACCGAGTTCACCCGCTTCCCGGCGCCGAACAGCGCCGACGCGTCGCCCGTGAGCTGGTTGTCGGCGACGTCCACGCTGCCGAACTCCGCGCCCGCGAAGGCGGCCGGGAGCGGGCCGGCCAGGCGGTTGCCGGCGACGGAGAGGTCGTACACGGCGGCCGTCGGCGGGATGGGCCCGTCGAGGCGGTTGCCGTCGAGGCGGAGGAAGGCGAGGCCCGGGAGGGCGCGCGGGCCCAGGAAGTCCGGGATGCGGCCGTAGAGGCGGTTGTAGGCCAGGTTGACGGTCTGCAGGGCGGTGAGGTTGGCGATGGCGGCGGGGACCGGCGCGGAGATGTTGAGCGCGAAGACCGTGAGCTCGGTGACCCGGCCGGTGGCGGCGTCGCAGGAGATGCCCGGCCAGGCGCAGCAGGGCGCGGTGGAGTTCCAGCCGGAGAGGTCCGGGTGGTTGCCCAGGGCGGCCTTGACGGCCAGGAGAGCCGCCTTGTCCGACTTGTCGCAGAGGGCGCCGTCGGCCCGCGCAGCTGCTGCTGCAAGGACAAGGACGGCGACGCCGACGAGGAACGGCATGTTGCGGCGTCCCGGATTCGTGAGCTGCATGGTGCTAGTGGTGTGCCTTGTGTGGGAGGAGACTGGGAGCGTGGAGGCTGAGCAACCCCCATATAAGGAGGGATCGAGCTAGCTGTACATTGCTGACTGAGATCCGATGTGGAGCGCAGCGCTATGGCACACATGCATATGTCGTGCGCTCTGTTGGTCGGCATGGTACCACACGTTCTGCATCCCTACGTACCAAGCACATGGAATATCTGACCTCGACAGTGATATCTGCCCTGCTTCATCACGGCAACGCAACGCTCTAGGCTACAGCGTGTAACACGAAGGGAACAAAAATCCCCTTCCCTGTAGGGAGGGAGAGGGGGTATCAGGTATGGACCCCATCAAAGAACTATTACAACTACAGTTACTAGCAATCTACTGTGTGTGTCTAGTCCATGGTCCACTCTGTTGGTGTGATCATGATCTCCATGATCAATCATGCTAAGTGCAAGGCAAGGCATGTTCATACTTCATACCCGCCGCCACACATTGAGTTCACATACTAAAAGATCAAACACTATCAGATTCAGTACCAAAAGGCTAATTCAATCTTAGCCAGCTTACACACCATTCAATCAGAGCACTACTGCAAGAAACTTAACGAGCCATTGCATTGCGCACACATACACATATAACTTTGCCCTAGCGCCTACGTAGCGAAGGAGAGAAAAAGATGCATGTAGGGGTCAGCCTATGTGTCTGTTTCTATTACATGCAAGATCATTCACATGCACCATCACGATCAAATGAAAATGCAGGGTGTTATTCCTTGAAATTATTTTACTGTATCAACCGGTACATTTTTTAATGAAATCAAACCTTGTGTGCAGCACAAAATGTGAGCACTCCTACATATCCATGATGCGCCGTGTTATACATCATGCTAAACGAAATGGAAAACAAAGTGGAGCATTTGATCTTCCAATGGAAGATGTAAATATCAGCACAGAACGATAGCATTAGCAATGAGTGACCAGCGTCAGAATTAGAGCCTACGAATAAGCAACACGAGCACACAGAGTTTGAACAAAACAGGGACATCTAATACAGTAAATACCACAGAACTCCAATGCATCAGAATATGTTTGTTCGCAGGGTGACAGTGCTGTCCAATGCAGCAGAGGTTCTAAGTTCTACTCCGTAACTGGCAAGGCCATGCTTGATGAACACTAGTGCTCACTGCAAACATGCAAAATATCTACCATCCCCCAGTTCCTACCACTTTGCGGGCAAAACATAATCCAGAACCAGACATGAAAGTACAACAGAATAGGCCATACATGTAGACTGCAGAGTACTAGTACTAACAATCATCAGGATGTAAACTTAACCAACTGAACTCTCCAGAACATAATGTTTTCAATTTCTAATAGACTAGCTAGTACTGGAATGAAATGACCTGTACTAGATCATAATCTACACTTGACTGGTGGTGAGGCTCTTTGAATTTTACATGAATTTGATGCAAGATTGAATCCTAATTTTGGCATCACAATGAAGTTAATAATTATGGTAGGTTACTAGTAATTCAGAATTCTCTACCTGCATGCAGCTACTTAAATTAAAGCCAAGTGTTAATgccaaaaaaaaaaaacagaaacattCAGCACAGCTCCAACCTGACAAGGATATGCATGAAAGGGTAAACATAGATGCATGGTTAACTACCAGATCATATCCATTGAGCGAGTGTGATCAACAAAACATTACTCACTTGATGATTCAAAGCTGAAAACACTTTCAGTGAACACTTGCAAAATGCCGAGTAACTAGATGTTCATTCAGTACCTTGTCGAAACGAACATAATACTCCATGCTAATATGCTATCGAGTAAAATTCGATGCATGTAACAATCATCAGGATGCAAACTTAATCAATTGAACTCTTCGGAACTTAATGTTTTCAATTTCAAATAGACTAGTACTGGAATGAAATCGACTTGTACGATAGTAGATCATAAACTGCACTTGACTGGTGGTAAACGCTCTCACTCTGAAAAAGAGCTGAAATAAATCTGACCAGAGTTTTACATGAATTTGATGCAAGATTGGATACTAATTTTGGCATCACAAATCAAGTTAATCATTCTGATAGATTACTAATTCAGAATTCTCTACCTGGATGCAACCACTTAAAGTAAAGCCAAGTGTTGATTCCAAAACAACAGAAACATTCAACACAACTCCAACTTGACAAGAATATGCATGAAAGGGTAAACATATATAGATGCATGGTTAACTACCAGATCATATCCATTGAGCGAAAGCGGTCAACAAAACATCGCTCACTTGATGATTCAAAGCTTAAAACACTTTCAGTGAACACTTCCCAAATGCCGAGTAACTAGATGTTCATTCAGTACCTTGTCGAAACGAACATAATACTCCATGCTAATATGCTATCAAGTAAAATTCAATGCACGTAACAATTATCAGGATGCAAACTTAATCAATTGAACTCTCCGGAACTTAATGTTTTCAGTTTCTAATGCCCTAGTACTGGAATGAAATCGACTTGTACTGGATTATAATCTACACTTGACTGACGGTAAACGCTCTCACTGTGAAAGAGAGCTGAAATAAATCTGACCAGAGTTTTACATGAATTTGATGCAAGTTTGGATCCTAACGTTGGTATATCACAAATGAAGTTAATCATCACGATAGATAACTAATTAAGAATTCTCTACCTGCATGCAACTACTTAAGTTAAAGCCAAGTGTTGATGTGAAAACACCGGTGCTAACTGCAAACAAGCAAAATATCTACTACCACTTTGCCGACAAATCATAATCCAGAACCAGACATGAAAGTCCAACAGAATAGGCCATATATGCAGACTGCAGAATACTAGTACTAACAATCACGAGGATGCAAACTTAACCAATTGAACTCTCCGGAACTTAATGTTTTCAATTTCTAATGGACAAGTACTGGAACGAAATCGATTTGTACTAGATCATAATCTACACTTGACTGGTGGTAAACACTCTCACTCTGAAAGAGAGCTGAAATAAATCCGACCAGAGTTTTACATGAACTTAATACAAGATTGGATCCTAATTTAGGCATCACAATAGATTACTAATTTAGAATACTTTACCTGCATGCAGTGCAAACTACTTAAATTAAAGCCAAGTTTTGATGCCAAAACAACAAAAACATTCAACACAGCTTCAACCTGACAGGAATATGCATGAAAGAGTAACATAGATGGTTAACTACCAGATCATATCCATTGAGCAAAAGCGACCAACAAAACATTGCTCACTTGATGATTCAAAGTTTAAAACACTTTCAGTGAACACTTGCCCAATGCCGAGTAACTAGATGTTCATTCAGTTCAGTACCTTGTCGAAACGAACATAACAATCCATGCTAATATGCTAGTATCAAGTAGAACTCAATGCACGTAAACTGGACAATGTCGCAAGATGATCAGATAATAGCAAGATTGGATCCTAATTTTGGCATCACAAATGGAGCTAATCACTACAATAGTTCACTAATTCTGAATACTTGACCTGCATGTAATGCAAGTACTTAAATTAAAGACAAGTGTTGATGCCAAAACAACAAAAACATTCAACACAGCTCCAACCTGACAAGAATAAGCATAATGCATGGAAGATGTTTAGTACCAGATCATATCCATTGAGCGAAAGTGATCAACAAAACATTGCTCACAGGTACAAGCCAAATGATCAACGTACGGATGATTCAAAGCTTAAAACGCAGAGTAACTAGATGTTCATTCAGTACCTTCGAAACGAACATAACACTCTGTCCATGCTAATATGCTACTAGTATCAAGCAAAATTCGATGCACGTAAACTGGACAAGGTCGCAAGATGATGAGATAATAGCATGATGTGAAGTTCTAAGCCGCGATTGGCAGGTAAAACAGAGGCATGCATCAGGGGACAATCTTGTCAACCTTCATCTTGTTGATCCAGGTATTGAAGGACCTGACCGTGTTCCGGAACCCGAAGAATCCATACTCCTTGCTCTTGTTCATGGTGTCCAGGTTCTCCCGCTCCACGTTGACCATGGCGTCGACGCAGAACCAGTTGGTGATGTCGTTGAGCTGGGTCTCCACGAGCCCGTTGTCGTTGACGATCTCCGACCACACGCCCTCCTTCCCGGCCATGGCCTCCTCCAGCATGAAGCGCTGGTCCTCCCCCTGGTACCCCGTCCACGCCACGCCGAACTGGTTGGCGAGGATCGGCCATAGCTGCTGCCACTTGAAGAGGTCCCCGTTGCTGCAGTTGAAGGGTTCGTTCTTGCCATTGGGCTCCATGGCCGCCCAGAGTGCGTGctcggcgacgagctccgcgtcGGAGGCGTCGCTGAAGCCCTCCCAGGCGACACGGGATCCTGGCCAGCGCAGCACGAGGCCCTCCTTGCCGCAGATGGCGGCGTAGACGCAGAGGCTGGCGACGACGTTTCTTGCGCTCCGTGGGGAGAAGCCGAAGATGGTGGTGGGGCGGTGCACGGACCAGGTGACGCTGTTGTTGCTGGCGAGTCCGTCGAGGAGGACGTCCTCGAGGTCGGGGTAGTCGAGGCGCGGGAGGTCCTCGGAGTAGGGGCGGAGCGCGAGGGGCACGTCGGTGAGGGGCTCGAACGGGTCGACGTAGTGCTTGCGGCCGGTCTGGAGGCAGACGTGGAGCAGGCCGGGGCAGTTGGGGACGAGGGCGGAGAGGACGTTGCGGAGCATGGCGCCGTTGGCCTCGCGGCCCTCCGCGTGCGTGGGGCGAGGGTCCCAGGCGACGTAGAAGACGTGGGTGACGTCGGTGAGGGGCGCGAGGgcgtcggcgacggcggcggggtcgAC
This sequence is a window from Aegilops tauschii subsp. strangulata cultivar AL8/78 chromosome 7, Aet v6.0, whole genome shotgun sequence. Protein-coding genes within it:
- the LOC109766847 gene encoding polygalacturonase inhibitor 1, whose product is MQLTNPGRRNMPFLVGVAVLVLAAAAARADGALCDKSDKAALLAVKAALGNHPDLSGWNSTAPCCAWPGISCDAATGRVTELTVFALNISAPVPAAIANLTALQTVNLAYNRLYGRIPDFLGPRALPGLAFLRLDGNRLDGPIPPTAAVYDLSVAGNRLAGPLPAAFAGAEFGSVDVADNQLTGDASALFGAGKRVNSVRLSRNRFAFDLGRVELPGALDILAVDHNMIYGAIPAAAAARRWLAFDVSYNNLCGPIPQGRYTHRFGPKHFAPNKCLCGRPLAPCS
- the LOC109766846 gene encoding (S)-8-oxocitronellyl enol synthase ISY1-like; this translates as MMKWWWAGAFGAFKKRRASSRARAAAEAPQNNVALVVGSTGIVGAALLDILPLRDTPGGPWKVYALSRRPLPPWSAPLPPDVFHHHLDLVDPAAVADALAPLTDVTHVFYVAWDPRPTHAEGREANGAMLRNVLSALVPNCPGLLHVCLQTGRKHYVDPFEPLTDVPLALRPYSEDLPRLDYPDLEDVLLDGLASNNSVTWSVHRPTTIFGFSPRSARNVVASLCVYAAICGKEGLVLRWPGSRVAWEGFSDASDAELVAEHALWAAMEPNGKNEPFNCSNGDLFKWQQLWPILANQFGVAWTGYQGEDQRFMLEEAMAGKEGVWSEIVNDNGLVETQLNDITNWFCVDAMVNVERENLDTMNKSKEYGFFGFRNTVRSFNTWINKMKVDKIVP